From a region of the Candidatus Methylomirabilis limnetica genome:
- a CDS encoding PHP domain-containing protein, with product MASRVDLHLHTKASDGALRPEELVKAADLIGIRIMAVTDHDSVDGIAEAQAAASGLAIEVIPGIEISTSLDGDELHILGYLLDADDPFLQKALRRLQEDRLAQAKAMVERLGALRCPLEWDRVMAIADGGSVGRPHIAMALLERGYVASVNEAFSRFLKRGGPGYVEGPKLPPQEAVSLIREAHGVSSLAHPIIVGASDYHLDLSRLLPMMMEAGLEGIEVYYKGYTSEITASLLAVAGQHRLVPTGGSDFHGGGVVADAELGGVEVPWETVEHLRARKRESGREPIISK from the coding sequence ATGGCGAGTCGTGTCGATCTGCACCTTCACACGAAGGCCTCCGACGGTGCGCTTCGGCCGGAAGAGCTGGTGAAGGCCGCCGACCTGATTGGGATCCGCATCATGGCCGTAACCGACCACGATAGCGTAGATGGGATCGCCGAGGCGCAAGCGGCCGCATCAGGTCTGGCAATCGAGGTGATTCCGGGGATCGAGATCAGCACAAGCCTGGACGGCGACGAGCTCCATATCCTGGGTTACTTGCTCGACGCGGACGACCCGTTCCTGCAAAAGGCCCTCCGTCGATTGCAGGAGGATAGACTCGCTCAGGCCAAAGCCATGGTCGAGCGGTTAGGCGCACTCAGGTGTCCGCTAGAGTGGGACCGTGTAATGGCCATCGCGGATGGGGGATCGGTTGGACGGCCACATATTGCGATGGCCCTTTTAGAGCGTGGCTACGTTGCGTCGGTGAATGAGGCGTTCTCGCGTTTTCTGAAACGAGGGGGTCCTGGCTATGTTGAGGGTCCGAAGCTCCCTCCACAGGAGGCGGTTAGCCTGATCAGGGAGGCTCACGGTGTATCTTCGCTGGCGCACCCGATCATCGTGGGGGCAAGCGATTACCATCTGGATCTATCGCGACTGCTGCCGATGATGATGGAGGCGGGCTTGGAGGGGATCGAGGTCTACTACAAGGGGTATACCTCGGAAATCACAGCGTCCCTGCTCGCCGTCGCCGGGCAGCATCGGCTCGTGCCCACCGGGGGAAGCGATTTTCACGGAGGTGGGGTTGTTGCGGATGCCGAGCTGGGAGGGGTCGAGGTGCCATGGGAGACCGTCGAACATCTGAGGGCTAGAAAACGAGAGTCAGGCCGTGAACCGATCATCTCCAAGTAG
- the rpsO gene encoding 30S ribosomal protein S15, whose product MVKASVNKQEVIGQYRLHDSDSGSPDVQIALLTGRIGYLTDHLNGHKKDHHSRRGLLRLVARRRKLLDYLRSKDASRYKQIIERLGIRK is encoded by the coding sequence GTGGTCAAGGCATCCGTAAATAAGCAAGAGGTCATTGGGCAGTATCGGCTTCATGATAGCGACTCCGGCTCTCCGGATGTGCAGATCGCGCTCCTTACCGGACGAATAGGGTATTTGACCGACCATCTGAATGGCCACAAGAAGGACCATCACTCTCGGCGAGGGCTGCTCCGCCTCGTTGCCCGGCGCAGGAAGCTCTTGGATTACCTCAGGAGCAAAGATGCGAGCCGGTACAAACAGATCATCGAAAGGTTGGGAATTCGTAAATGA
- a CDS encoding DUF503 domain-containing protein produces MTVGTCRVELRLAGNSSLKGKRRVVKSLKDRIRGRFNVSVAEVDRLDEWQRATLGIVCVSNNSRLVDETLAKVVNLIETDADALILDYEIDLMAY; encoded by the coding sequence ATGACCGTTGGAACGTGCCGCGTTGAGCTGCGTCTGGCTGGAAACAGCTCCCTCAAGGGTAAGCGGCGGGTTGTCAAGAGTCTCAAGGATCGTATTCGAGGCCGCTTCAATGTCTCCGTTGCCGAGGTAGATCGTCTTGATGAATGGCAACGCGCCACGCTTGGGATCGTCTGCGTCAGTAATAATTCTCGATTGGTAGATGAGACCCTGGCCAAAGTGGTGAACCTCATTGAGACTGACGCCGACGCCCTGATTCTCGATTACGAAATCGATCTGATGGCCTATTGA
- the rbfA gene encoding 30S ribosome-binding factor RbfA: MQGRRADRVSTLIQEEISRLILQSVKDPRIGFVAVTRVSVTDDLRQAVVYIASIKGEEKQRQESLIGLKRAAGFLRGELGRRLTLRYVPEILFSLDDSLEQELHLDKLFRQIEATGTKEQ, encoded by the coding sequence ATGCAAGGCAGGCGTGCCGACCGCGTGAGTACCCTGATACAGGAAGAGATCAGTCGTCTGATCCTGCAGTCAGTGAAGGATCCGAGGATTGGTTTTGTAGCGGTTACCCGTGTCAGTGTGACCGATGACTTACGACAAGCGGTGGTCTATATCGCTTCGATCAAAGGCGAGGAGAAGCAGCGCCAGGAGTCGCTGATCGGCCTAAAGCGTGCGGCTGGTTTTCTCCGTGGAGAGCTAGGGCGGAGGCTTACACTTCGCTATGTCCCGGAAATTCTCTTCTCGCTTGATGATTCGCTGGAGCAGGAGCTGCACTTGGATAAGCTGTTCCGGCAGATCGAGGCTACCGGAACTAAGGAGCAATGA
- a CDS encoding bifunctional riboflavin kinase/FAD synthetase, protein MIVIEQIEELGDDYPSPAVAVGTFDGVHRGHREILKRVVQRARQEEGTAVVFTFARHPLEVVDPSKAPPLITPLSIKRDIIAALGVDLMIAATFTPGLAATSPRDFVKTYLVDRLRARFVCVGYDFAFGNARAGSPEVLRKLGEEHQFGLDVVSAMAVDGQVVSSTLIRALLAAGDLRQAARYLGRPYAIRGHVEHGAERGKGLGYPTANLPATADLLIPDGVYGGQAWLKQGLHKALVNVGSAPTFGGEARRVEVHLLEVEEELYGETLTLFFLERLRDERRFESPSLLRQQIDSDKRQADAVFAAFPRFSPEDWTLLP, encoded by the coding sequence ATGATTGTTATTGAGCAGATCGAAGAGCTGGGGGACGACTATCCCTCTCCTGCGGTGGCGGTCGGGACGTTCGACGGGGTCCATCGCGGGCATCGTGAGATCCTTAAGCGTGTGGTACAGCGGGCTCGCCAGGAAGAGGGAACAGCGGTTGTCTTCACCTTCGCGCGGCATCCGTTAGAGGTGGTGGATCCTTCAAAGGCCCCGCCCCTCATCACCCCGCTCTCAATCAAGCGGGACATCATTGCCGCTCTTGGCGTCGATCTGATGATCGCAGCTACCTTTACCCCGGGCCTTGCTGCTACCTCGCCGCGCGATTTCGTAAAGACCTACCTGGTTGATCGGCTGCGGGCACGGTTTGTCTGTGTCGGGTACGATTTTGCCTTCGGTAATGCCAGAGCCGGCTCTCCAGAGGTGCTCAGGAAGCTTGGAGAAGAGCATCAGTTCGGGCTCGATGTAGTGTCTGCGATGGCAGTAGACGGCCAGGTCGTCAGCTCCACGCTCATCCGCGCCTTACTGGCGGCGGGGGATTTGCGGCAGGCTGCGCGCTATTTAGGGCGGCCCTACGCGATCCGCGGACACGTCGAGCATGGCGCCGAACGGGGAAAAGGGCTGGGGTATCCGACAGCGAACTTACCCGCTACGGCTGATCTGCTCATTCCGGATGGCGTATACGGTGGCCAGGCGTGGTTGAAGCAGGGATTACATAAGGCGCTTGTCAATGTCGGGAGTGCTCCGACCTTTGGTGGTGAGGCGCGTCGAGTGGAGGTCCACCTGCTTGAGGTAGAGGAGGAGTTGTACGGGGAGACACTCACGCTCTTCTTTCTCGAACGCCTACGTGACGAGCGACGCTTTGAGAGCCCGTCACTACTCCGGCAACAGATCGACAGCGACAAGCGGCAGGCGGATGCGGTGTTTGCTGCCTTCCCGCGGTTTTCTCCGGAAGATTGGACTTTACTACCCTAA
- the truB gene encoding tRNA pseudouridine(55) synthase TruB — protein MELSGVLNINKPGGMTSHDVVDVARRLLKMRRIGHTGTLDPRATGVLPLCVGRATRIAQFLTQADKEYLITMRLGITTDTLDADGKVLSETDNISVDPADLPDVLNRFVGEIQQVPPLFSAKKHHGERLYRLARRGETVERQPITVRIHELKLLEIDLPFVRFQVSCSKGTYARSLCDDIGQVLGCGAHLYALTRVRSGRFLVEDALTLQQFEQIVVEGRILEVLLPIGEALGHLPAVRVHPESSRWVVQGSGMAAGALLSFPMEVEKGDLVRVLGYRRQLLSLAEVTVAGREFATIDPRRIVLKPVRVLAG, from the coding sequence ATGGAACTCAGCGGGGTTCTTAACATCAATAAGCCTGGGGGGATGACCTCCCATGATGTGGTGGACGTGGCGCGGCGTCTTCTGAAGATGCGTCGCATTGGCCATACCGGCACGCTCGACCCGAGGGCTACCGGCGTTCTGCCGCTCTGCGTTGGGCGCGCGACCCGAATTGCGCAATTTCTTACCCAGGCCGATAAGGAGTACCTGATTACGATGCGGCTGGGGATCACCACCGACACCTTGGATGCTGATGGGAAGGTGCTGTCTGAGACGGACAATATCAGCGTAGATCCTGCTGATTTGCCGGACGTCCTGAATCGATTTGTTGGCGAGATCCAGCAGGTGCCGCCACTCTTCTCCGCGAAGAAGCATCACGGGGAGCGCCTATATCGCCTGGCTCGGCGTGGCGAAACAGTCGAACGGCAGCCGATCACGGTGCGGATCCACGAGCTCAAGCTCCTGGAGATTGACCTGCCCTTCGTCCGATTCCAGGTCAGTTGTTCTAAGGGAACGTATGCCCGCAGCCTGTGCGATGATATTGGTCAAGTCCTCGGGTGCGGCGCACACCTGTATGCGTTGACTCGCGTCCGGTCGGGTCGCTTCCTGGTTGAGGACGCACTGACGCTACAGCAGTTCGAGCAGATCGTTGTGGAGGGTCGCATCCTGGAAGTACTGCTCCCCATCGGGGAGGCGCTGGGGCATCTCCCCGCTGTCCGTGTTCATCCAGAATCCTCTCGATGGGTCGTCCAGGGAAGCGGAATGGCGGCTGGCGCGCTGCTCAGTTTCCCCATGGAGGTAGAGAAGGGCGATCTCGTCCGAGTCTTGGGGTATCGTCGCCAGCTCCTTTCGCTCGCTGAGGTGACGGTTGCCGGCCGGGAGTTCGCCACAATCGACCCGCGCCGGATTGTCCTGAAGCCGGTACGGGTCCTTGCCGGGTAA